A region from the Primulina huaijiensis isolate GDHJ02 unplaced genomic scaffold, ASM1229523v2 scaffold36661_ERROPOS134499+, whole genome shotgun sequence genome encodes:
- the LOC140968411 gene encoding uncharacterized protein isoform X1, with the protein MIANHAARSSKRVGLARELGSMTASGKEFQNIQGMLNNQIDGVSKNQRNDLQECQNIQGMLYNQMDTVSKQQHNDVQGMTLKNKNVEKTHFQLQDETNTQPLILIDNHTTRNSKGRVYHTRELDNVVTSGKDCQSIQGASRNQIDEASNKKDIGLQGLTSTTTFNNNPHVENDFMDEESNQDVDSESESLDVEKKTRGPTFMKEIWGRPNTLPRIKIRCDDMGRPIGSRRNKFTDFLGTLARNAKFCPIDVEDWQKMPLDSKKKMLDVIKIGCSVSIKSLFDSTKIVAKGVVRSMDPNTEVGGQTLGPNWCEIQVLVVLEREESLIRPYDLLQKVGDTLGGMIAWPCHLLMRKISTRCIWINNNFPVYHLVTRILDFD; encoded by the exons ATGATTGCCAATCACGCAGCTCGAAGTTCAAAAAGAG TTGGTCTTGCAAGAGAACTCGGTAGCATGACAGCTAGCGGAAAAG AATTTCAAAACATACAAGGTATGTTGAATAACCAAATAGATGGCGTTTCAAAGAACCAACGCAATGATTTACAAg AATGTCAAAACATACAAGGTATGCTATATAACCAAATGGATACAGTTTCAAAGCAGCAACACAATGATGTACAAG GAATGactcttaaaaataaaaatgttgaaaaaacTCATTTTCAACTTCAAGATGAGACAAATACTCAACCACTGATTTTGATTGACAATCACACAACTCGAAATTCAAAAGGAAGAG tctATCATACAAGAGAACTTGATAACGTGGTAACTAGTGGAAAAG ATTGTCAAAGCATACAAGGTGCATCAAGAAACCAAATAGATGAAGCTTCAAATAAAAAAGACATTGGATTACAAG GTTTGACTTCTACGACCACATTCAACAACAACCCAcatgttgaaaatgattttatggaCGAAGAATCTAATCAAG ATGTAGATAGTGAAAGTGAATCTCTCGACGTTGAGAAGAAAACTAGAGGCCCTACATTTATGAAAGAAATTTGGGGTAGACCTAACACTCTGCCACGTATTAAGATTCGATGTGATGATATGGGACGGCCTATTGGATCAAGAAGAAATAAATTTACTGATTTTTTGGGTACTTTGGCAAGAAATGCTAAATTTTGTCCGATTGACGTGGAAGATTGGCAAAAAATGCCCCTAGATAGTAAGAAAAAAATGCTAGATGTCATAAAG ATTGGATGTTCTGTCTCAATAAAAAGTCTATTTGATTCGACGAAAATTGTGGCAAAAGGAGTGGTTCGTAGCATGGATCCAAATACCGAAGTAGGAGGACAGACGTTGGGACCAAATTGGTGTGAAATACAAGTTCTAGTTGTCCTAGAACGGGAAGAGAGTTTGATTAGGCCATATGATCTTTTACAAAAGGTTGGGGATACACTTGGAGGAATGATAGCTTGGCCTTGTCATTTG TTAATGAGGAAGATTTCTACTAGGTGCATttggataaataataattttccagTTTATCATTTG GTGACAAGAATATTGGATTTTGATTAA
- the LOC140968410 gene encoding uncharacterized protein: MPSVPQIYTFTMVKKWQKILLYGSPQIFEWYEFRKDAQHFDGTEEYGRPSPILSGDTVINELKNFNLKFGKSVDDNPELPFNWKKLSIFFDLPYWKDNVVRHNLDFMHIEKNVCESICGTLLNMEGKTKDNIKSRLDLQEIGIRPALHPIEKGPSRVYQPPACYSMGKNEKGTFCKVLKKIKVPDGYASNISRCVQMKPAKLIGLKSHDNHILMQQLLPVALRRTLSKSVRAPLIRLSRYFRELCCKVISPTDVVRLRKDIAVILCQLEKIFPPSFFDIMIHLTVHLATEVQLAGPVYYRWMYPIERYLGTLKSYVRNRSKPEGSIAKGYLAEECLTFCSFYLADYVETKFNQSTRNDETTIGSTFALDVFTASGYALGKAFATKFDDETLKKAHQYVLFNCHQSENTNPSQDDQVSNDLKSLARGPNFIGIRYEKFISNGFRFHTKEVERKRKTQNCGVIVRATTSSYSSIRDQNPVSSELDYYGILQNVIELDYEAGRRVVLFECDWVSKGKRLKLDDDGFMLANFTNVKRHNEPYILASQTMQVFYVEDPVDCNWHVIITTDARAKYKMQPMADVDTYLQSSICNPQDENGHEEVVWVRDDVAGVEIDVDA, encoded by the exons ATGCCCAGTGTGCCACAAATTTACACATTCACGATGGTTAAAAAATGGcaaaaaatattgttatatgGGTCACCGCAAATTTTTGAATGGTATGAGTTTCGCAAAGATGCTCAACATTTTGATGGCACAGAAGAGTATGGAAGACCATCACCCATACTTTCGGGAGACACAGTGATCAACGagttgaaaaattttaatttgaaatttggaaaaagtgTTGACGATAATCCAGAACTACCATTCAATTGGAAAAAATTGAGTATTTTCTTCGATTTACCATATTGGAAAGATAATGTGGTACGCcacaatcttgattttatgCATATTGAGAAGAATGTGTGCGAATCAATTTGTGGGACACTGCTGAATATGGAAGGGAAAacaaaagataatattaaatcACGTCTTGATTTGCAAGAAATTGGAATAAGACCAGCACTTCATCCTATTGAGAAAGGACCAAGTAGAGTTTATCAGCCTCCAGCATGTTATTCAATGGGCAAAAATGAGAAGGGCACATTTTGCAaggttttgaaaaaaattaaagttccAGATGGCTATGCTTCTAACATTTCACGGTGTGTTCAAATGAAACCGGCAAAATTAATTGGTCTAAAAAGCCATGACAACCATATTTTGATGCAGCAGTTGTTGCCGGTGGCACTACGTAGAACTTTGTCTAAATCAGTTCGGGCTCCTTTGATTAGATTGAGTAGGTATTTCAGAGAGCTATGTTGTAAAGTAATTTCTCCTACTGATGTGGTTCGTCTAAGGAAAGATATTGCGGTGATCCTCTGTCAATTGGAGAAGATTTTTCCTCCCTCATTTTTTGACATAATGATTCATTTGACTGTACATTTGGCTACTGAAGTACAACTTGCTGGACCAGTTTACTATCGTTGGATGTATCCAATTGAAAg GTACTTGGGGACATTGAAGTCGTATGTTCGAAATAGAAGTAAGCCAGAAGGATCCATTGCTAAGGGGTATTTGGCTGAAGAATGTTTGACATTCTGTTCTTTTTATTTAGCTGATTATGTAGAGACAAAATTCAATCAATCAACAAGAAATGATGAGACAACTATCGGCTCAACATTCGCATTGGACGTGTTTACGGCCTCTGGTTATGCACTTGGAAAGGCATTTGCAACTAAGTTTGATGATGAGACATTAAAGAAGGCACATCAATATGTGTTATTCAACTGTCATCAA AGTGAAAATACAAATCCTTCACAAGATGATCAAGtatcaaatgatttgaaatcacTTGCCAGAGGCCCAAATTTCATAGGGATACGATATGAAAAATTCATTTCCAATGGATTTAGGTTTCATACAAAAGAAGTGGAACGCAAGAGAAAAACTCAGAATTGTGGTGTAATTGTTCGGGCTACCACTTCAAGTTATTCGAGTATAAGAGATCAGAATCCAGTATCAAGTGAACTTGATTATTACGGGATTTTGCAAAATGTGATTGAGTTAGATTATGAGGCAGGTCGAAGAGTTGTTTTATTTGAATGTGATTGGGTCTCCAAAGGCAAACGACTAAAACTGGATGATGATGGTTTTATGTTGGCCAATTTTACAAATGTGAAGCGTCACAACGAGCCTTATATATTAGCATCCCAAACCATGCAAGTTTTTTATGTGGAAGATCCAGTTGATTGTAATTGGCATGTAATTATCACCACCGATGCACGAGCAAAGTATAAAATGCAACCTATGGCAGATGTTGATACATATCTTCAAAGTAGTATTTGTAATCCTCAAGACGAGAATGGACATGAAGAAGTCGTTTGGGTTCGAGATGATGTTGCAGGAGTTGAAATTGATGTTGATGCATGA
- the LOC140968411 gene encoding uncharacterized protein isoform X2, with protein sequence MLYNQMDTVSKQQHNDVQGMTLKNKNVEKTHFQLQDETNTQPLILIDNHTTRNSKGRVYHTRELDNVVTSGKDCQSIQGASRNQIDEASNKKDIGLQGLTSTTTFNNNPHVENDFMDEESNQDVDSESESLDVEKKTRGPTFMKEIWGRPNTLPRIKIRCDDMGRPIGSRRNKFTDFLGTLARNAKFCPIDVEDWQKMPLDSKKKMLDVIKIGCSVSIKSLFDSTKIVAKGVVRSMDPNTEVGGQTLGPNWCEIQVLVVLEREESLIRPYDLLQKVGDTLGGMIAWPCHLLMRKISTRCIWINNNFPVYHLVTRILDFD encoded by the exons ATGCTATATAACCAAATGGATACAGTTTCAAAGCAGCAACACAATGATGTACAAG GAATGactcttaaaaataaaaatgttgaaaaaacTCATTTTCAACTTCAAGATGAGACAAATACTCAACCACTGATTTTGATTGACAATCACACAACTCGAAATTCAAAAGGAAGAG tctATCATACAAGAGAACTTGATAACGTGGTAACTAGTGGAAAAG ATTGTCAAAGCATACAAGGTGCATCAAGAAACCAAATAGATGAAGCTTCAAATAAAAAAGACATTGGATTACAAG GTTTGACTTCTACGACCACATTCAACAACAACCCAcatgttgaaaatgattttatggaCGAAGAATCTAATCAAG ATGTAGATAGTGAAAGTGAATCTCTCGACGTTGAGAAGAAAACTAGAGGCCCTACATTTATGAAAGAAATTTGGGGTAGACCTAACACTCTGCCACGTATTAAGATTCGATGTGATGATATGGGACGGCCTATTGGATCAAGAAGAAATAAATTTACTGATTTTTTGGGTACTTTGGCAAGAAATGCTAAATTTTGTCCGATTGACGTGGAAGATTGGCAAAAAATGCCCCTAGATAGTAAGAAAAAAATGCTAGATGTCATAAAG ATTGGATGTTCTGTCTCAATAAAAAGTCTATTTGATTCGACGAAAATTGTGGCAAAAGGAGTGGTTCGTAGCATGGATCCAAATACCGAAGTAGGAGGACAGACGTTGGGACCAAATTGGTGTGAAATACAAGTTCTAGTTGTCCTAGAACGGGAAGAGAGTTTGATTAGGCCATATGATCTTTTACAAAAGGTTGGGGATACACTTGGAGGAATGATAGCTTGGCCTTGTCATTTG TTAATGAGGAAGATTTCTACTAGGTGCATttggataaataataattttccagTTTATCATTTG GTGACAAGAATATTGGATTTTGATTAA